Proteins from a single region of Gossypium arboreum isolate Shixiya-1 chromosome 1, ASM2569848v2, whole genome shotgun sequence:
- the LOC108483051 gene encoding protein ETHYLENE INSENSITIVE 3 gives MMMFDDMGICGDMDFFSAPFGEKDAATATLAASHAEPVEDDYSDEEIDVDELERRMWRDKMRLKRLKEQNKSKDGVDIVKQRQSQEQARKKKMSRAQDGILKYMLKMMEVCKAQGFVYGIIPEKGKPVTGASDNLREWWKDKVRFDRNGPAAIAKYQADNLIPGNNDGCNPIGPTPHTLQELQDTTLGSLLSALMQHCDPPQRRFPLEKGVHPPWWPTGNEEWWPHLGLPKDQGPPPYKKPHDLKKAWKVGVLTAVIKHMSPDIAKIRKLVRQSKCLQDKMTAKESATWLAIINQEETLARELYPESCPPLSSGGGSGSLVINDCSEYDVEGADNEPNFDVQELKPGNLSSSDLSVDRMRAIQQPPYSIKGEVVNNLDFMRKRKPSNDLNIMEHKIYKCEFFQCPYNEHRLGFHDRAARDSHQLTCPYRNSSALFSGSSFNVNEVKPVILPQAFAQSKPTAPAVTSVPTSFDLSGLGVPEDGQKMISELMSVYDNNIQGNKNMNPSNNPITEGQNILHPKIQQPQDEYFRGQGNFFEDSSMPNNHQMFQQGEGQFDRFKGLNSPFETEHNNNNNNSFPLMFGSPFDLSTFDYKEDLQTVGMDTIPRQDVSIWFQ, from the coding sequence ATgatgatgtttgatgatatggGAATTTGTGGGGATATGGATTTCTTCAGTGCTCCTTTTGGGGAAAAAGATGCGGCCACAGCAACTTTGGCGGCTTCGCATGCTGAACCAGTGGAAGATGATTATAGTGACGAAGAGATTGATGTGGATGAACTTGAGAGAAGGATGTGGAGGGACAAAATGCGTCTCAAACGACTTAAAGAACAGAACAAGAGCAAGGATGGGGTCGATATTGTGAAACAGAGACAGTCTCAAGAACAGGCGAGGAAAAAGAAGATGTCGAGGGCGCAAGATGGGATATTGAAGTACATGTTGAAGATGATGGAAGTGTGCAAGGCTCAAGGTTTTGTTTATGGGATTATTCCGGAGAAAGGAAAGCCGGTAACTGGGGCATCTGACAATCTTCGGGAATGGTGGAAGGATAAAGTCAGGTTTGATCGTAATGGTCCTGCCGCTATTGCCAAGTACCAGGCTGATAATTTGATTCCCGGCAACAATGATGGGTGTAACCCGATTGGTCCAACACCACACACCTTGCAAGAACTTCAAGATACAACGCTCGGTTCCCTTTTGTCTGCACTGATGCAGCATTGTGATCCTCCTCAGAGGCGGTTTCCTTTAGAGAAAGGTGTTCACCCACCGTGGTGGCCTACTGGTAACGAGGAATGGTGGCCACATCTCGGATTGCCTAAAGATCAAGGCCCTCCCCCTTATAAGAAACCTCATGACTTGAAGAAGGCTTGGAAAGTTGGGGTTCTCACAGCAGTAATCAAGCACATGTCTCCCGATATAGCCAAGATTCGCAAGCTTGTAAGGCAGTCTAAGTGCTTGCAGGACAAGATGACTGCAAAGGAAAGTGCAACATGGCTTGCTATCATCAACCAGGAGGAGACCTTGGCTCGAGAGCTTTACCCCGAGTCCTGCCCACCTTTGTCCTCCGGTGGAGGAAGTGGATCTTTGGTTATAAATGACTGCAGTGAGTATGATGTTGAAGGGGCAGACAACGAGCCAAACTTTGATGTGCAAGAGCTCAAGCCCGGGAATCTAAGTTCATCTGATTTGAGTGTGGATCGAATGAGGGCCATCCAACAACCACCTTATTCTATTAAGGGAGAAGTTGTCAATAATTTGGACTTTATGCGAAAGAGGAAACCAAGCAATGATTTAAACATCATGGAACATAAGATCTACAAATGCGAGTTCTTCCAATGTCCCTACAATGAACATCGCTTAGGTTTTCATGACAGGGCTGCCAGGGACAGTCATCAATTAACATGTCCGTATCGAAACTCCTCCGCACTGTTTAGTGGTTCAAGTTTTAATGTTAACGAGGTGAAACCTGTAATTTTACCTCAAGCATTTGCGCAATCCAAGCCAACTGCACCTGCGGTTACTTCCGTCCCAACATCATTTGATCTTTCAGGACTTGGAGTTCCGGAAGATGGCCAGAAAATGATCAGCGAACTCATGTCGGTTTACGATAACAACATTCAAGGCAACAAAAACATGAATCCCAGTAACAATCCAATCACCGAAGGCCAAAATATTCTTCACCCGAAAATCCAACAGCCACAGGATGAATACTTTCGTGGTCAAGGAAACTTCTTCGAGGACTCCAGCATGCCCAATAACCATCAGATGTTTCAACAAGGGGAAGGTCAATTCGACCGGTTCAAGGGCCTGAATTCTCCGTTCGAGACCGAacataacaacaacaacaacaacagctTCCCGCTGATGTTCGGGTCTCCATTCGATTTGTCTACTTTCGATTACAAGGAAGATCTTCAAACAGTTGGGATGGACACCATCCCAAGGCAGGATGTTTCAATCTGGTTCCAGTAA